From Staphylococcus delphini, one genomic window encodes:
- a CDS encoding superoxide dismutase, producing the protein MAFELPKLPYSYDALEPHIDKETMEIHHSKHHNTYVTKLNAAVEGTEFENKSLEDLIANLDSVPENLRTAVRNNGGGHLNHSIFWQILTPNSEEKGEVVDKIKEQWGSLDEFKNEFADKAAGRFGSGWAWLVVNNGKLEIVTTANQDSPLTDGLTPILALDVWEHAYYLKFQNKRPDYISTFWNVVNWEKVDELYKAAK; encoded by the coding sequence ATGGCTTTTGAACTACCAAAATTACCTTATTCTTATGATGCATTAGAGCCACACATTGATAAAGAAACTATGGAAATCCATCACAGCAAGCATCATAACACTTATGTAACAAAATTAAATGCTGCTGTTGAAGGTACTGAATTTGAAAATAAATCATTAGAAGATTTAATTGCAAACTTAGACAGCGTACCAGAAAACTTACGTACAGCAGTTCGTAATAATGGTGGCGGTCACTTAAATCACTCTATTTTCTGGCAAATCTTAACACCTAACTCAGAAGAAAAAGGTGAAGTTGTCGATAAAATTAAAGAACAATGGGGTTCTTTAGATGAATTCAAAAACGAATTTGCAGACAAAGCAGCTGGCCGTTTCGGTTCAGGTTGGGCTTGGCTTGTTGTTAACAACGGTAAATTAGAAATCGTTACAACTGCAAACCAAGATAGTCCATTAACTGATGGTTTAACACCAATTTTAGCGTTAGACGTATGGGAGCATGCGTACTACCTTAAATTCCAAAACAAACGTCCAGACTACATTAGCACATTCTGGAACGTTGTAAACTGGGAAAAAGTTGACGAATTATACAAAGCTGCAAAATAA
- the pstA gene encoding phosphate ABC transporter permease PstA yields the protein MNLVDQKNVEAQLSGRLTKNKVFKTIFFMCTLLGLIVLAILIIDILRKGLPVMSTDFFTNFSSSSASSAGVKGAFIGTLWLMMTLIPIALVLGVGSAIYLEEYAKDNAFTKFIRVNISNLASVPSIVYGLLGATIFVALLQLGNSVIAAALTLALLILPVIIVASQEAIRSVPQSVKEASYDLGANKWQTIQQVVLPAAIPGIITGVILAISRAIGETAPLVAIGIPTILLRTPNSILDSFQTLPLQIYDWARKPGIDFQALSSAAIIVLLAILLILNTIAVIIRNKYSNKY from the coding sequence ATGAATTTAGTTGATCAAAAAAATGTCGAAGCGCAACTCTCTGGCCGTTTGACTAAAAACAAAGTATTTAAAACGATTTTCTTTATGTGCACATTATTGGGACTGATCGTTTTAGCCATTCTTATTATTGACATTTTAAGAAAAGGGCTACCAGTGATGAGCACTGACTTTTTTACAAACTTTTCTTCATCATCAGCAAGTTCTGCTGGTGTGAAAGGCGCCTTCATCGGAACATTATGGCTCATGATGACTTTAATTCCGATCGCCCTCGTTTTAGGAGTAGGTAGTGCCATTTATTTAGAAGAATATGCAAAAGACAATGCATTTACTAAATTTATTCGTGTTAATATTTCAAACTTAGCATCGGTTCCATCAATCGTTTATGGTTTATTGGGCGCAACGATTTTTGTCGCATTGCTACAATTAGGGAATTCGGTCATAGCTGCTGCATTAACGCTCGCATTACTTATTTTACCTGTGATTATCGTCGCTAGCCAAGAAGCTATCCGTTCTGTACCTCAATCAGTAAAAGAAGCATCTTATGACTTAGGTGCGAATAAGTGGCAAACGATACAACAAGTCGTGTTACCCGCAGCAATTCCCGGCATTATTACAGGTGTTATTTTAGCCATTTCACGCGCCATTGGAGAAACCGCACCGTTAGTCGCGATTGGTATTCCAACGATTTTATTACGTACACCGAACAGTATTTTAGATTCATTTCAAACATTGCCTTTACAAATATATGATTGGGCACGTAAGCCTGGCATTGACTTCCAAGCGTTATCATCTGCGGCCATTATCGTATTACTCGCCATTCTACTTATTTTAAATACGATTGCAGTCATTATTCGGAACAAATATTCTAACAAGTATTAA
- a CDS encoding PstS family phosphate ABC transporter substrate-binding protein, which produces MKRWQTLGGTLIGASLVLGACGGASQQSSDQGDTKSSNVEGTVKGNGSSTVAPIIEKLNEDFSSSHDKATVENVTSGTGDGFKQFIAGKTDFSNASRPIKDEEKEQLKDKGIDYTEFKVAQDGLTIAVNKDNDFLKEVSLEDLKKIYSGEAKKWSDVDADYPDKPIKAFSPDQSHGTYDFFTEEVMGDEDIQAEKNQNTDVIVKSVQDNKEGIGFFAYNFYKVNEDSLKAVEVKGDNGKAVGPDQKTIQDGSYPLSRPLFIYANNEKLKSNDAFAEFMKFTLENKGKAAEAKGVDYVALPEKDYDAQLEKLEKITGEEK; this is translated from the coding sequence ATGAAAAGATGGCAAACACTGGGCGGTACGCTGATTGGTGCTTCATTAGTTTTAGGTGCATGTGGTGGTGCATCTCAACAAAGTAGTGATCAAGGTGATACGAAAAGTTCTAACGTTGAAGGAACAGTTAAAGGAAACGGTTCATCAACAGTAGCCCCAATCATTGAAAAACTGAACGAAGACTTTTCTTCAAGTCACGATAAAGCAACGGTAGAAAACGTGACTTCAGGAACAGGTGACGGTTTTAAACAATTCATTGCAGGTAAAACTGACTTCTCAAATGCATCACGTCCCATTAAAGATGAAGAAAAAGAACAATTGAAGGATAAAGGGATTGATTATACAGAATTCAAAGTGGCTCAAGACGGTTTAACGATTGCAGTCAACAAAGATAACGACTTTCTTAAAGAGGTTTCTTTAGAAGATTTGAAAAAGATTTATTCTGGAGAAGCTAAAAAGTGGTCAGATGTTGATGCTGATTATCCTGACAAACCGATTAAAGCATTCTCGCCAGACCAATCCCATGGTACATATGATTTCTTTACTGAAGAAGTCATGGGTGACGAGGATATTCAAGCTGAAAAAAATCAAAATACGGATGTCATTGTAAAATCTGTTCAAGATAACAAAGAAGGTATCGGTTTCTTCGCATATAACTTCTATAAAGTAAATGAAGATAGCTTAAAAGCGGTTGAAGTAAAAGGCGATAACGGTAAAGCAGTTGGACCAGATCAAAAAACAATTCAAGATGGTTCATATCCATTAAGCCGACCATTATTCATTTATGCAAACAATGAAAAATTAAAAAGCAATGATGCGTTTGCTGAATTTATGAAATTTACATTAGAAAATAAAGGTAAAGCCGCTGAAGCAAAAGGTGTCGATTATGTAGCATTACCTGAAAAAGATTATGATGCGCAACTTGAAAAATTAGAAAAAATAACGGGTGAAGAGAAATAA
- a CDS encoding 5-formyltetrahydrofolate cyclo-ligase: MTKKALRQATLQKMKMLQTEQKEAADRWLFEQLIQHPKYQQAKQLGLVLSMSHEVATDPIIRHAINEGKTVYVPTTDYEKKAMVFQQFTTFDQLATDDKGIRYIQVDSPVQNDLDLVIVPGVVFNQDGYRIGYGGGYFDRYLSQYEPTNLSLIYDIQLNEIVDIEPHDYPVSELIIAKT, encoded by the coding sequence ATGACTAAAAAGGCATTACGTCAAGCGACATTACAAAAAATGAAAATGCTTCAAACCGAACAAAAAGAAGCAGCAGATCGTTGGTTATTCGAACAACTCATTCAACACCCTAAATATCAACAGGCAAAGCAACTCGGCCTAGTATTGTCAATGTCACATGAAGTTGCGACTGATCCCATTATTCGACACGCGATCAACGAAGGCAAAACCGTTTATGTGCCTACAACAGATTATGAAAAGAAAGCAATGGTGTTCCAACAGTTCACAACCTTTGATCAGTTAGCAACAGACGATAAGGGGATTCGCTATATTCAAGTTGATAGTCCGGTACAAAACGACTTAGATTTAGTCATCGTGCCTGGGGTTGTATTCAATCAAGACGGTTATCGTATTGGTTATGGTGGTGGTTATTTTGATCGCTATCTATCACAATATGAGCCTACCAATTTAAGTCTCATTTATGATATACAACTCAATGAAATAGTGGACATTGAACCTCATGACTATCCTGTGTCAGAACTTATTAT
- the pstC gene encoding phosphate ABC transporter permease subunit PstC, with product MKSQNNIRALIQKKSHAGASLSAKMMPIILAIIAAISILTTLGIVITLLTETITFFTRVPLSKFFLETDWNPFSATPRYGIWALIVGTLKITLIATIFAVPVGLGAAIYLSEYASKKTRKIIKPILEVLAGIPTIVYGFFALTLVTPILRTIFPSIGSFNAISPGLVVGVMIIPMIASMSEDAMSSVPQKIREGALGLGSTKLEMVFKVVIPAATSGIMASIVLAISRAIGETMIVSLAAGSSPSFDLSFSHSIQTMTAYIVQVSQGDATNGSDLYYSIYAVGFTLFMFTLVMNFISQWMTKRFREEY from the coding sequence ATGAAATCACAAAATAATATTAGAGCACTCATTCAAAAGAAGAGTCATGCAGGCGCATCTCTCAGTGCTAAAATGATGCCGATCATTTTAGCCATTATCGCTGCGATATCCATTTTGACAACACTTGGCATTGTGATCACGTTGCTCACCGAAACAATCACTTTTTTCACACGCGTGCCGTTATCTAAATTTTTTCTCGAAACGGATTGGAATCCTTTTAGCGCCACGCCTCGATACGGCATTTGGGCATTAATTGTAGGTACTTTAAAAATTACGTTAATCGCAACAATTTTTGCAGTACCAGTTGGTTTAGGTGCCGCAATTTATTTGAGTGAATATGCATCTAAAAAAACGCGTAAAATCATTAAACCGATTTTGGAAGTTTTGGCCGGTATTCCTACAATTGTTTACGGCTTTTTTGCACTCACATTAGTGACGCCTATACTGAGAACGATTTTCCCAAGTATTGGCAGTTTTAATGCAATCAGTCCAGGTTTGGTTGTAGGCGTCATGATCATTCCAATGATTGCAAGTATGAGCGAAGATGCCATGTCGTCAGTTCCTCAAAAAATTCGCGAAGGTGCACTGGGTCTCGGTTCAACTAAACTAGAAATGGTGTTCAAAGTGGTCATCCCTGCAGCAACATCAGGGATAATGGCTTCAATTGTATTAGCTATTTCACGGGCTATTGGTGAAACGATGATTGTGTCACTCGCAGCAGGTTCAAGCCCATCATTTGATTTGTCATTCTCACATTCAATTCAAACGATGACAGCCTATATTGTTCAAGTGTCACAAGGGGATGCAACGAATGGTTCTGACCTATATTACAGTATTTACGCAGTTGGATTCACATTATTTATGTTCACATTAGTGATGAACTTTATTTCACAATGGATGACGAAACGTTTCAGGGAGGAGTATTAA
- a CDS encoding peptidoglycan D,D-transpeptidase FtsI family protein yields MLKRLKEKTNDEKMRLHMNQRINFIFAIIIFAFVAIVLRLGYLQIAQGSQYNQMIRESENVTVNESVPRGRILDRNGNVIVDNASKKSITYTRGKNTNQQEILNTAKKLSELIKMDTSKITERDKKDFWILKHPDKAKDLMKKEQQLYENGDISQEDYDQQLLTKISDQQLDSLSKKDLQILAIYREMMQGSTLSPRTIKKDKVTDEEYASVSQKLADLPGINTEMDWDRKYPYGNTLRGILGSVSTPEEGLPKELTDDYLSKGYSRNDRVGKSYLELQYENVLRGKKKEMRYTTDKSGAIIDSEVVNEGSRGDDLVLTIDIKLQQKTESYLESQIKKLRSEGAQDMDSAMMVVQDPKNGDILAMVGKKIAKDGTLTDYDIGTFTSQYAVGSSVKGATLLAGYQNDVIHVGDKMVDEPLTFKGGLTKRSYFNKNGQKLIDDKEALMHSSNVYMFKTALKLAGLEYQPHMSLPTDVTVPGQKLRKGLNQVGLGVKTGIDLPNEVSGQIEPLKDNPGNYLDLAIGQYDTYSPLQLSQYVSTIANNGYRIQPHIGKEIHKATSDDALGPVKHKINGRVLNRVNNTPDEIKEVQEGFDMAFNKPQGTGYVSFNKTKVRAAGKTGTAEVFQDGEPRVNSTYIGYAPADDPQLAFSIIYSNQPVPEPWLNGGDLGRDVINYYFDK; encoded by the coding sequence TTGTTAAAACGATTAAAAGAAAAAACAAATGACGAGAAGATGCGTCTTCATATGAATCAACGGATAAACTTTATATTTGCGATCATCATTTTTGCGTTTGTGGCGATTGTATTAAGACTAGGTTATTTACAAATTGCTCAAGGCTCACAATATAATCAAATGATTCGTGAAAGTGAGAATGTGACTGTGAATGAATCTGTGCCAAGGGGACGTATTCTTGATAGAAATGGTAATGTGATAGTAGACAATGCATCAAAAAAATCCATTACCTATACACGCGGTAAAAATACAAACCAACAAGAAATACTGAACACAGCGAAGAAGCTTTCAGAATTAATTAAAATGGATACTTCAAAAATTACCGAACGAGATAAAAAGGACTTTTGGATTCTAAAACATCCTGATAAAGCGAAAGATTTAATGAAAAAAGAGCAACAATTGTATGAAAATGGTGATATTTCTCAAGAAGACTATGACCAACAGTTGCTCACAAAAATTTCTGATCAACAACTCGACAGTCTCTCTAAAAAGGACTTGCAAATATTAGCAATTTATCGCGAAATGATGCAAGGGTCCACATTAAGTCCGAGAACGATTAAAAAAGATAAGGTCACTGATGAAGAGTACGCATCAGTCTCTCAAAAGTTAGCGGATTTACCAGGCATTAATACAGAAATGGACTGGGATAGAAAATATCCGTATGGCAATACACTTCGAGGCATTTTAGGAAGTGTTTCGACACCTGAAGAAGGTTTACCGAAAGAACTGACAGACGATTATCTTTCAAAAGGCTATTCACGTAATGATCGTGTAGGTAAAAGTTACCTTGAATTACAATATGAAAATGTGCTGCGGGGTAAAAAGAAAGAGATGCGCTATACAACAGATAAATCTGGTGCAATTATTGATTCAGAAGTTGTGAATGAAGGTTCGCGTGGGGACGATTTAGTGCTCACGATTGATATTAAGCTCCAACAAAAAACTGAATCATATTTAGAATCACAAATTAAAAAATTACGATCTGAAGGCGCCCAAGATATGGATTCCGCAATGATGGTCGTTCAAGATCCTAAAAATGGTGATATTTTAGCGATGGTCGGTAAAAAAATTGCAAAAGATGGCACTTTAACCGACTATGACATCGGGACATTTACGTCTCAGTACGCAGTGGGGTCTTCAGTCAAAGGGGCAACATTACTTGCAGGTTACCAAAATGATGTCATTCACGTTGGCGATAAAATGGTGGACGAACCTTTGACATTTAAAGGCGGATTAACCAAACGTTCGTATTTCAATAAAAATGGTCAAAAACTGATTGATGATAAAGAAGCGCTCATGCATTCTTCTAACGTATACATGTTTAAAACGGCCTTGAAATTAGCAGGACTCGAATATCAACCGCATATGTCATTGCCAACAGATGTGACAGTACCAGGTCAAAAATTGCGTAAAGGATTAAACCAAGTAGGCCTTGGTGTCAAAACAGGGATCGACTTACCTAATGAAGTAAGTGGTCAAATTGAACCTTTAAAAGACAATCCTGGTAATTATCTTGATTTAGCAATTGGTCAATATGATACTTACTCACCATTACAACTATCGCAATATGTATCGACAATCGCCAATAACGGTTACCGTATTCAACCGCATATCGGTAAAGAAATTCATAAAGCGACAAGTGATGACGCATTAGGTCCAGTTAAACATAAAATTAACGGCCGCGTCCTTAACCGTGTCAATAATACACCGGATGAAATTAAGGAAGTGCAAGAAGGTTTCGACATGGCATTTAATAAGCCACAAGGTACCGGTTATGTGAGCTTTAATAAAACAAAAGTGCGCGCAGCTGGTAAAACCGGAACAGCCGAAGTATTCCAAGATGGCGAACCACGTGTTAACTCAACATATATCGGATATGCGCCAGCAGATGATCCACAATTAGCGTTCTCTATCATTTACTCGAACCAACCTGTGCCAGAACCTTGGCTCAACGGTGGGGATTTAGGACGCGATGTCATCAACTATTATTTTGATAAATAA
- the ispG gene encoding flavodoxin-dependent (E)-4-hydroxy-3-methylbut-2-enyl-diphosphate synthase: protein MAEITHRKNTRPVKVGDLTIGGADEVVIQSMTTTKTHDVEATVAEIKRLEEAGCQIVRVACPNEEDAHAIKDIKAQINIPLVVDIHFNYKLALIAIENGADKIRINPGNIGRREKVEAVVEACKAKGIPIRIGVNAGSLEKHILKKYGYPTADGMVESALHHIKILEELDFHDIIVSMKASDVNLAIEAYTKAAKAFDYPLHLGITESGTLFNGTVKSSAGLGAILALGIGNTMRISLSADPVEEVKVAKSLLKSFGLASNAATLIACPTCGRIEIDLISIANEVEEYIEKLQIPLKVAVLGCAVNGPGEAREADIGIAGARGEGLLFMKGKTVRKVPEETMVDELKMEIDKLAAEWEENKKQEAAQN from the coding sequence ATGGCTGAAATAACACATCGTAAAAATACGCGACCAGTTAAAGTTGGTGATCTAACAATTGGTGGTGCAGATGAAGTTGTTATCCAAAGTATGACAACGACTAAAACTCACGATGTTGAGGCAACAGTAGCTGAAATTAAGCGATTAGAAGAAGCAGGTTGTCAAATTGTACGTGTTGCTTGTCCTAATGAGGAAGACGCGCACGCAATTAAAGATATAAAAGCACAAATTAATATTCCACTCGTCGTTGATATTCACTTTAATTATAAACTCGCTTTAATTGCGATTGAAAACGGTGCAGATAAAATTCGTATCAATCCTGGGAATATCGGCAGACGTGAAAAAGTAGAAGCTGTAGTAGAAGCATGTAAAGCAAAAGGTATTCCGATTCGTATTGGTGTGAATGCGGGCTCACTAGAAAAACATATCCTAAAAAAATACGGATACCCTACTGCAGATGGTATGGTAGAAAGTGCTTTACATCATATTAAAATTTTAGAAGAACTCGACTTCCATGATATTATCGTCTCAATGAAAGCGAGTGACGTTAATTTAGCTATTGAAGCCTATACAAAAGCAGCAAAAGCTTTCGACTATCCATTACATCTTGGTATTACAGAAAGTGGTACGTTGTTTAATGGTACAGTAAAATCTTCAGCAGGTTTAGGTGCGATTTTAGCTTTAGGTATCGGTAACACAATGCGTATTTCTTTATCAGCAGACCCTGTTGAAGAAGTTAAAGTGGCTAAATCTTTATTAAAATCATTCGGTCTTGCAAGTAACGCAGCGACATTGATTGCATGCCCAACTTGTGGACGTATTGAAATCGACTTAATTTCAATTGCGAATGAAGTTGAAGAATACATCGAAAAACTACAAATTCCATTAAAAGTTGCGGTATTGGGCTGTGCTGTTAATGGTCCAGGTGAAGCACGTGAAGCGGACATCGGTATTGCCGGTGCTCGCGGTGAAGGATTACTTTTCATGAAAGGTAAAACGGTGCGTAAAGTCCCTGAAGAAACAATGGTTGACGAATTGAAGATGGAAATTGATAAATTGGCTGCTGAATGGGAAGAAAACAAGAAACAAGAAGCGGCTCAAAATTAA
- the rpmG gene encoding 50S ribosomal protein L33 — protein sequence MRVNVTLACTDCGDRNYITTKNKRTNPERIEMKKFCARENKQTLHRETK from the coding sequence ATGCGCGTAAACGTTACTTTGGCATGTACAGATTGTGGAGATCGTAACTACATCACTACTAAAAACAAACGTACTAATCCTGAACGTATTGAAATGAAAAAATTCTGTGCACGTGAAAACAAACAAACATTACACCGCGAAACAAAATAA
- the phoU gene encoding phosphate signaling complex protein PhoU, translated as MTVIRKRYEDQLKDLLKDLRALGLHTYSMIQKSVKVLSDEKITHARQIVKSDRAINQMEYDINEKVVMLITRQQPIAKDLRMMIATLKIASEFERIGDNAANIAKIRTRAQITDHYIMTRLETMGTLALLMLQDLYDATKNDDLELVKEIIERDIDIDDLYKQIINTSYLIDNDPFVAGQAHLVARYLERIGDHVVNIAEHLYYFITGDRYESYTN; from the coding sequence ATGACAGTCATTCGAAAGCGTTATGAAGACCAACTCAAAGATTTATTAAAAGATTTACGTGCTTTAGGGTTGCACACGTACAGTATGATTCAAAAATCCGTGAAAGTCTTATCAGATGAAAAGATTACACATGCACGACAAATTGTGAAAAGTGATAGAGCAATCAATCAAATGGAATATGATATTAACGAAAAAGTCGTAATGCTGATTACACGCCAACAACCAATTGCGAAAGATTTAAGAATGATGATTGCAACACTTAAAATCGCATCCGAATTTGAACGTATCGGGGATAATGCCGCAAATATCGCTAAAATTCGAACACGTGCACAGATTACCGATCACTATATTATGACACGGCTTGAAACAATGGGCACGTTGGCATTGTTGATGCTGCAAGATTTATATGATGCGACTAAAAACGATGATTTAGAACTTGTGAAAGAAATTATAGAACGTGATATTGACATTGATGATTTATATAAGCAAATTATTAATACGAGTTACTTAATCGATAATGATCCGTTTGTCGCGGGTCAGGCGCATCTAGTTGCACGATATTTAGAACGCATTGGCGATCACGTCGTCAATATCGCCGAACATTTGTATTATTTTATTACCGGTGATCGTTATGAATCTTATACGAATTAA
- the pstB gene encoding phosphate ABC transporter ATP-binding protein PstB — MTEIQTLERETEIVHQKQQIQTEQNHSIVYSTQNLDLWYGEQHSLKNINLDIYEKNVTAIIGPSGSGKSTYVKALNRMVELVPSVKTSGKIFYRDQNIFDKRYPVEKLRTQVGMVFQQPNPFPKSIYDNITYGPRIHGIKDKKILDEIVEKSLKGAAIWDELKDRLNQNAYSLSGGQQQRVCIARCLAIEPDVILMDEPTSALDPISTLKVEELIQDLKKNYSIIIVTHNMQQAARVSDKTAFFLNGYVNEYDDTDKIFSNPSDKQTEDYISGRFG, encoded by the coding sequence ATGACTGAAATTCAAACATTAGAACGAGAAACTGAAATCGTTCATCAAAAGCAACAAATTCAAACAGAACAAAATCATTCTATCGTATATTCTACGCAAAACTTAGATTTATGGTATGGTGAACAACATTCTTTAAAAAATATTAACTTAGACATTTACGAAAAGAACGTCACTGCGATTATTGGGCCGTCCGGTTCTGGTAAATCAACCTATGTAAAAGCACTCAATCGCATGGTAGAACTTGTGCCTTCTGTAAAAACGTCAGGCAAAATTTTCTATCGAGATCAAAATATTTTCGATAAACGTTATCCGGTTGAAAAGTTACGGACACAAGTTGGGATGGTTTTCCAACAGCCGAATCCATTTCCAAAATCCATTTATGACAATATTACGTACGGGCCACGCATTCACGGCATTAAAGATAAGAAAATATTAGATGAAATTGTGGAAAAATCACTTAAAGGGGCGGCGATTTGGGATGAATTAAAAGACCGTCTGAATCAAAATGCATATAGCCTTTCTGGTGGACAACAGCAGCGTGTATGTATTGCGCGTTGTTTAGCAATTGAGCCGGATGTGATTTTAATGGACGAACCGACATCAGCGCTTGACCCTATTTCGACGTTAAAAGTGGAAGAACTGATTCAAGATTTAAAGAAAAATTATTCCATCATTATTGTCACACACAATATGCAACAAGCAGCACGTGTATCTGACAAAACAGCCTTTTTCTTAAATGGTTACGTAAATGAATATGATGACACGGATAAGATTTTCTCGAACCCTTCTGATAAACAAACAGAAGATTATATTTCAGGGCGTTTTGGTTAA